TCCAGTACGGTACGTTGCTGAGTGGAAAGCGGAAGTTCGCCGGCCGCTGAAGGTGTGGAGGGGGGTTCCCCCGGAGGGTGCGCTGTCACCCCCTGAATGGGTTGCATAGTCTAAAATCCTTTATCGATCCCCGGCTCAAGTATGCCAGGACGCCAGATTATGGCACACTATCAGGCTTATTCTCGACGATTAACAGACAGGTAGCGTAACGTGAAAATCCTCGTTGACGAAAATATGCCCTATGCACGTGAATTGTTTAGTCGCCTGGGCGATGTAACTGCAGTGCCAGGCCGCCCGATTCCAGTCTCCGAACTGGCGGATGCCGATGCGTTAATGGTGCGTTCGGTCACCAAAGTGAATGCTGATTTACTCGAAGGTAAGGGGATTAAGTTTGTAGGTACGGCAACGGCAGGTACTGACCACGTTGACGAAAACTACCTTGCCCACGCGGGCATTGCTTTTTCAGCAGCTCCAGGGTGTAACGCTATCGCTGTTGTCGAGTACGTCTTTTCTTCACTGCTAATGTTAGCTGAACGTGATGGCTTCCACCTGACAGACCGCACGGTCGGTATTGTTGGCGTCGGCAACGTCGGTTCACGTTTGCAGGCACGTCTGGAAGCTTTCGGCGTTCGGACACTGCTGTGCGATCCTCCTCGCGCAGATCGCGGCGATGAAGGTGATTTCCAGTCGCTGGAAACCCTGGTGCGTGAAGCGGATGTGCTGACGTTCCATACGCCATTGTTCAAAGACGGCCCGTACAAGTCGCTGCATCTTGCCGACGAAAAACTGATCTCCAGCCTCAAGCCTGGCACTATTCTGATTAACGCCTGCCGTGGCCCGGTGGTCGATAACGCTGCGTTGCTGAAATGCCTTGAGAAAGGGCTGGCTCTGAGTGTGGTGTTGGATGTCTGGGAGCCAGAGCCTGAGCTCAATGTGGCGTTGCTCGATAACGTTGATATTGGTACTGCGCACATCGCAGGTTACACGCTGGAAGGTAAAGCGCGTGGCACCACTCAGGTCTTTGAAGCATTCAGCGAGTTTATTGGTCAGAAACAAAAAGTGGCTTTAGACACTTTGCTGCCAGCTCCCGAATTTGGCGCTATTACTCTGCATGGTCCGCTCGATCAGCCGACACTCAAAAGACTGGTTCATCTGGTGTATGATGTGCGCCGCGATGATGCCCCGTTGCGTAAAGTCGCAGGGGTTCCTGGTGAGTTTGACAAGCTACGCAAAAACTACCTGGAACGCCGTGAATGGTCGTCACTACATATTCAGTGTGATGATGAAACTGCGGCACAAACACTGCAAAAACTCGGTTTTAGCGCGGTTCATACTCCTCGCTAACCCTATTCTTTTGTCCCACCGGGCTGAAATCCGGTGGGATACTGTTTTATTAAGTCTGGAGTAAACCAACATGTCTGAA
The nucleotide sequence above comes from Buttiauxella selenatireducens. Encoded proteins:
- the pdxB gene encoding 4-phosphoerythronate dehydrogenase PdxB, which codes for MKILVDENMPYARELFSRLGDVTAVPGRPIPVSELADADALMVRSVTKVNADLLEGKGIKFVGTATAGTDHVDENYLAHAGIAFSAAPGCNAIAVVEYVFSSLLMLAERDGFHLTDRTVGIVGVGNVGSRLQARLEAFGVRTLLCDPPRADRGDEGDFQSLETLVREADVLTFHTPLFKDGPYKSLHLADEKLISSLKPGTILINACRGPVVDNAALLKCLEKGLALSVVLDVWEPEPELNVALLDNVDIGTAHIAGYTLEGKARGTTQVFEAFSEFIGQKQKVALDTLLPAPEFGAITLHGPLDQPTLKRLVHLVYDVRRDDAPLRKVAGVPGEFDKLRKNYLERREWSSLHIQCDDETAAQTLQKLGFSAVHTPR